The Amycolatopsis methanolica 239 nucleotide sequence GCGAAGGGTTACCTCCGGCACGAGCGGCAGACGCTCGAGGCCGTGATCGCGGCCCGCGGCGGCGCGGTCAACGCGCAGCAGGTCGCGCGCGGCAACCCGGGCGACCCCGCTGCCATGAACCAGCTCGCGGGCGCCGAGCAGGTGCTGACGCAGACGCTGGGCCGGCTCCTCGCGCTGTCCGAGTCCTACCCGGGCCTCAAGGCCAACCAGAACATGATGCAGCTCTCCGAGGAACTGACCTCCACCGAGAACCGCGTGGCCTTCGCGCGCCAGGGCTACAACGACTCGGTCATGGCCTACAACACCAAGCGCGAAGTGTTCCCGGCAACGTGATCGCGGGGGCGTTCGGGTTCACCCCGGCCGCGCTCCTGGAGATCGACTCGCCCGAACAGCGCGAGGCTCCGCGGATCTCCTTCTGACACCGATGAACTTCTTCGAACGACAACTGGAAGTGCGCCGGGCCTCGGCGCGGCTGGTGTGGCTGTTCACACTCGCCGTCGTGGTGATCGTCGCGCTCGTCGACTTCGCGG carries:
- a CDS encoding LemA family protein codes for the protein MILVVMLLTLAIGTIGVYNGLVKRRNAYQNAFAQIDVQLTRRHGLIPNLVETAKGYLRHERQTLEAVIAARGGAVNAQQVARGNPGDPAAMNQLAGAEQVLTQTLGRLLALSESYPGLKANQNMMQLSEELTSTENRVAFARQGYNDSVMAYNTKREVFPAT